From one Coleofasciculus chthonoplastes PCC 7420 genomic stretch:
- the murA gene encoding UDP-N-acetylglucosamine 1-carboxyvinyltransferase, whose amino-acid sequence MNHSLNLTDTSSVPKPNASVLEIWGSSSLKGHVTISGAKNSALAIMAGALLCPEDCRLRNVPSLVDIGRMGQVLAALGVKLERQGNILDINARHLKQSKAPYEIVNQLRASFFVIGSLLARLGAAQVPLPGGCAIGARPVDLHVRGLQALGAEVQIEHGMVHAYVRGNGRRRLNGAKIYLDYPSVGATETLMMAATLAEGETILENAAQEPEVVDLANFCNAMGAKIRGAGTNTIIISGVPSLHSVDYSIIPDRIETGTFLVAAAITQSELTLSPVVPDHITAAIAKLQDIGMRVIQEAPDCLRIIPTGIIRATDIETLPYPGFPTDMQAPFMALLTLSDGDSVITETVFENRLGHVPELNRMGADIRIKGNNAIVRGVPLLSGAPVVATDLRASAALILAALAADGKTTIQGLHHLDRGYEKLEAKLQKLGARLQRVSDNSPIKASSVAHSPVNS is encoded by the coding sequence ATCAACCACTCTCTTAATTTGACAGATACCAGCTCTGTACCCAAGCCAAACGCCTCCGTTCTAGAGATTTGGGGCAGCTCTTCCCTGAAAGGACATGTCACCATTAGTGGCGCGAAGAACTCAGCATTGGCAATTATGGCAGGGGCGCTGCTGTGTCCTGAAGATTGCCGACTGCGTAATGTGCCTTCTCTGGTAGATATAGGGCGGATGGGTCAGGTGCTGGCGGCTTTGGGTGTAAAGCTAGAACGCCAAGGTAATATCTTGGATATCAATGCTCGTCATTTGAAGCAGTCAAAAGCACCCTACGAGATCGTGAATCAGCTTCGAGCCAGTTTCTTTGTGATTGGTTCTCTGTTGGCACGATTAGGTGCGGCTCAAGTTCCTTTACCGGGTGGCTGTGCCATTGGCGCTAGACCTGTCGATCTTCATGTTAGGGGATTGCAAGCGCTGGGTGCTGAGGTGCAAATTGAGCATGGTATGGTTCATGCTTATGTGAGGGGAAATGGACGGCGGCGGTTAAACGGGGCAAAAATTTATCTGGACTACCCTAGTGTGGGTGCAACAGAAACCCTGATGATGGCGGCGACGTTAGCAGAAGGGGAAACGATCTTAGAAAATGCTGCCCAAGAGCCAGAAGTGGTGGATTTGGCAAATTTTTGTAACGCCATGGGTGCCAAGATTCGGGGGGCGGGAACCAACACGATTATTATTTCTGGCGTTCCCAGTTTACATTCAGTAGACTACTCGATTATTCCCGATCGCATCGAAACGGGTACGTTTTTAGTGGCGGCGGCAATTACTCAGTCAGAACTCACCCTGTCCCCGGTTGTGCCCGATCATATTACCGCCGCGATCGCGAAACTCCAAGATATTGGCATGAGAGTGATTCAGGAAGCCCCCGACTGTCTGCGGATTATCCCGACGGGAATTATTCGGGCGACGGATATTGAAACCTTGCCCTATCCCGGATTTCCCACGGATATGCAGGCTCCCTTTATGGCACTCCTAACCCTGAGTGATGGGGATAGTGTGATTACTGAAACTGTGTTTGAAAATCGTTTAGGACATGTTCCTGAATTAAATCGCATGGGGGCAGATATTCGGATTAAAGGGAATAATGCGATCGTGCGCGGTGTGCCATTGTTATCAGGAGCCCCTGTGGTTGCCACTGACTTACGAGCGTCCGCTGCGCTGATATTAGCCGCCTTAGCCGCCGATGGTAAAACCACAATTCAGGGACTGCACCATTTAGACCGAGGGTATGAGAAGCTAGAGGCGAAGTTACAGAAACTTGGCGCACGATTACAACGAGTATCGGATAACTCCCCGATAAAAGCGTCCTCGGTGGCTCACAGTCCAGTTAATTCCTGA
- a CDS encoding urease subunit beta, whose protein sequence is MIPGELIIQKGEIELNAGRPTLRLSVANTGDRPIQVGSHFHFYEVNDALTFDREQAKGMRLNIPAGTAVRFEPGDEREVELVPFVGSRQVYGFNGRVNGAL, encoded by the coding sequence ATGATTCCAGGGGAACTAATCATCCAAAAGGGAGAAATTGAACTGAATGCGGGACGTCCTACCTTGCGCCTGTCGGTAGCGAATACAGGCGATCGCCCGATTCAGGTGGGTTCTCATTTCCATTTCTATGAAGTGAATGACGCTCTCACCTTTGATCGAGAGCAAGCCAAGGGAATGCGGTTAAACATCCCGGCGGGTACAGCCGTGCGTTTTGAACCGGGAGATGAACGGGAGGTTGAGTTAGTTCCGTTTGTCGGTAGTCGTCAGGTTTATGGGTTTAATGGCAGAGTCAATGGGGCGTTATAA